One region of Sulfuriroseicoccus oceanibius genomic DNA includes:
- a CDS encoding AAA family ATPase yields MKKYDYQTVAQLEPKSPTVAALAEGAGNHPERERTKSPELFDRVLRSLDRAVVSADTFRGLAIPERPVMLSPFYKRGDYGIIYAPRGAGKSWLSLLIGKALSEGTMIGSHWQAQQRHKVLYLDSEMNIHDLVKTRCDSLRIDSDYFSLLSHERLFSESGDELTLNLADDAYQAAIAAYCREQGISTLILDNLSTAFHGLQEDKADSWEQVSPWILDMRRRGIAVILVCHAGRNGNIRGTSKREDAAHWIISLEEANEDDSAALQFKTRFTKCRNVSPSEVPPLLWTLIETPDGIESTTATIDFYDQFIDLVLGGYTSASEIATDLGKTKGCISKWAKKAQADKKIRIDNGRYLPA; encoded by the coding sequence ATGAAGAAGTACGACTATCAAACCGTCGCGCAGCTAGAGCCGAAAAGCCCAACCGTCGCCGCACTCGCAGAGGGTGCTGGGAATCACCCGGAACGGGAGAGAACTAAGTCGCCGGAGCTATTCGACCGAGTGCTCCGCTCACTCGATCGCGCTGTCGTTTCAGCCGATACCTTTAGAGGCCTAGCAATCCCGGAACGCCCGGTAATGCTTTCCCCGTTCTACAAGAGAGGCGACTACGGGATCATCTACGCGCCAAGGGGAGCCGGTAAGAGCTGGCTGTCGCTATTGATCGGCAAGGCGCTTTCTGAAGGCACTATGATCGGTAGCCATTGGCAGGCGCAGCAACGGCACAAGGTTCTCTATCTCGACAGTGAGATGAACATTCACGACCTAGTGAAGACCCGATGCGACTCGCTCCGCATAGACAGCGACTACTTCAGCTTGTTGAGCCATGAACGGCTTTTCAGTGAATCGGGCGACGAGTTGACCCTGAACCTAGCCGATGATGCCTATCAAGCAGCCATTGCCGCCTATTGCCGAGAGCAGGGAATTAGCACCCTGATTCTCGACAACCTCTCCACCGCATTTCACGGACTCCAGGAAGACAAGGCGGATTCATGGGAGCAGGTTAGTCCGTGGATTCTCGACATGCGACGCCGGGGGATTGCCGTGATTCTGGTATGCCATGCCGGGCGCAATGGGAACATTCGCGGCACAAGCAAACGGGAAGACGCTGCACATTGGATCATCTCGCTAGAGGAAGCCAACGAGGACGACAGCGCCGCCCTTCAATTCAAGACGAGGTTCACCAAGTGCAGGAACGTTTCGCCTTCAGAGGTTCCGCCGCTTCTCTGGACTCTGATTGAAACGCCCGACGGCATCGAATCCACCACTGCCACAATCGACTTCTACGATCAGTTTATCGACTTGGTTTTGGGTGGTTACACATCGGCATCCGAAATCGCAACCGACCTAGGAAAGACCAAAGGGTGCATCTCCAAATGGGCGAAAAAGGCGCAGGCGGACAAGAAGATCAGAATCGACAACGGGCGCTATCTCCCCGCTTAA
- a CDS encoding helix-turn-helix domain-containing protein codes for MSKPTHIKPKWFDLTTAAAYSGLSRSTIKAAVAAGKVEITKIAAAGDKQVGKILVLVESLDAWLDAARVPAEGGK; via the coding sequence ATGAGTAAACCAACACACATCAAGCCGAAATGGTTCGACCTGACTACCGCCGCCGCTTATTCGGGGCTGAGCCGATCCACGATCAAAGCAGCGGTTGCCGCCGGTAAAGTTGAGATCACGAAGATTGCCGCAGCGGGGGACAAGCAGGTTGGCAAGATCCTTGTTCTAGTCGAATCGCTAGACGCATGGCTGGACGCTGCCCGCGTACCGGCAGAGGGAGGGAAGTAG
- a CDS encoding tyrosine-type recombinase/integrase: MAGLKKRGNIWYARWTGADGKRITRTTGESSKTEARKKAIELEALDRKATDGDGMKRAFVGILKRGLFAADAGKLTLPVLESLLAEAYAVANPDDNQVTLREHWEAWHDAQAKRWNGGTISASNGNRFRMLAALGDKVADAHIGKLTEAHISAALDKMLDDGKKRGSINQSLSELRRVMTDAHARGICSRNPAKLVKSLPMTDKSIKGAFTRDEIERILALADDEMRGIVLFATYTGLRLADVIALHSDMIDGEGVLIVTPKKTRRFGKTVAIPLAAPVKAWVADKAGELFPEAGSKKPEQTSRNFNSLMKQAGVPREITLPNRATAKRTFHSLRVTFVSWLAAGGVAAEGRMQLAGHSSEAIHQLYNRTELEQLKQAIATLEI, from the coding sequence ATGGCCGGATTGAAAAAGCGAGGAAACATTTGGTACGCACGTTGGACGGGTGCGGATGGTAAGCGGATCACCCGCACCACTGGCGAGTCTTCCAAGACGGAAGCGCGGAAGAAGGCAATCGAACTCGAAGCCTTAGACCGGAAGGCGACAGATGGCGACGGGATGAAGCGGGCTTTCGTTGGGATCCTGAAGCGGGGGCTATTCGCAGCGGACGCTGGCAAGCTAACGCTGCCCGTTCTGGAGTCGTTGCTGGCAGAGGCCTATGCCGTCGCCAACCCTGACGACAACCAGGTCACATTGCGCGAACACTGGGAGGCATGGCACGACGCACAAGCGAAGCGATGGAATGGAGGCACGATTTCAGCGAGTAACGGCAACCGTTTCCGGATGCTGGCCGCACTTGGCGACAAGGTGGCAGATGCGCATATCGGCAAACTTACCGAGGCGCATATTTCCGCAGCGCTGGACAAGATGCTGGATGACGGCAAAAAGCGAGGATCAATCAATCAAAGTTTGTCGGAGCTCCGCCGCGTGATGACGGACGCGCACGCACGCGGCATCTGTAGCCGCAACCCTGCCAAGCTGGTTAAATCGTTGCCAATGACCGACAAGTCGATCAAGGGGGCGTTCACCCGTGACGAGATCGAGCGGATTCTTGCGCTGGCTGATGACGAGATGCGCGGGATTGTGCTTTTCGCGACGTACACCGGACTACGCTTGGCGGATGTGATCGCACTTCATTCTGACATGATCGACGGCGAAGGCGTTCTAATCGTGACGCCGAAGAAGACGCGCCGGTTTGGTAAGACGGTAGCGATTCCATTGGCCGCGCCGGTCAAAGCGTGGGTTGCCGATAAGGCAGGGGAGTTATTCCCCGAAGCGGGATCCAAAAAGCCCGAGCAGACATCACGCAACTTCAATAGCCTGATGAAACAAGCGGGCGTTCCCAGAGAGATCACACTGCCCAACCGCGCCACGGCAAAGCGGACATTCCACAGCTTGAGGGTTACGTTTGTTTCATGGCTCGCCGCTGGTGGAGTTGCCGCAGAAGGCCGGATGCAGCTTGCCGGTCATTCATCGGAAGCGATTCACCAACTTTATAACCGCACCGAACTTGAACAGCTCAAACAAGCCATCGCCACCCTCGAAATCTAA
- the crcB gene encoding fluoride efflux transporter CrcB — protein sequence MGAVFWIAVGGALGSVSRYGLSMLVDQRIKAEFPWGTMVCNVLGSFLIGFLAHLLIVDRHGWLPVPVRQGILVGVLGGFTTFSSFSLQTLALIREDGWPAALLNIGVSLVLCLLSVWAGATAGGALLKD from the coding sequence ATGGGAGCTGTGTTTTGGATTGCCGTCGGCGGGGCGCTGGGAAGTGTGTCTCGTTATGGCCTGTCGATGTTGGTCGACCAGCGGATCAAAGCCGAGTTCCCGTGGGGGACGATGGTGTGCAATGTGCTGGGCAGCTTCCTCATTGGGTTTCTCGCCCACTTATTGATTGTCGACCGTCACGGGTGGCTCCCAGTTCCGGTGCGGCAGGGAATCCTCGTCGGTGTGCTTGGAGGCTTCACGACCTTTTCCTCGTTCAGCCTGCAGACATTGGCGTTGATCCGGGAGGACGGCTGGCCCGCCGCGCTGCTTAACATTGGCGTGTCCTTGGTTCTGTGCTTGCTCTCCGTCTGGGCCGGCGCCACTGCTGGCGGGGCGCTGCTGAAGGACTAA
- a CDS encoding RNA polymerase sigma factor → MGRASSSKSSAETTSSGVDPALFHSLVNQYYEDLFRFALSLAKSQSDASDLTQETFLVFASKGNQLRDPAKAKSWLFTTLYHEFLRRRRKDQRLVFTEESEPFDGDGGERTPSQDVDSRMVVDALATLDESHRAPLTLFYLQGYAYREIAEILELPIGTVMSRLSRAKAALRKALANPKLGEQMAAQREQQSGGAVVPMPKPRKRSGGGH, encoded by the coding sequence ATGGGCCGAGCATCTTCATCCAAGTCATCAGCTGAGACTACCTCCAGTGGAGTCGATCCTGCGTTGTTTCATTCGCTGGTGAACCAATACTACGAGGATCTCTTCCGCTTTGCATTGAGCTTGGCGAAGTCGCAGTCCGACGCTTCGGATCTTACCCAGGAGACCTTTCTGGTGTTTGCATCCAAGGGGAACCAACTGCGCGACCCGGCGAAAGCGAAGTCGTGGTTGTTTACCACCTTGTACCACGAGTTTCTGCGCCGCCGCCGGAAGGACCAACGGCTGGTTTTTACCGAGGAGTCCGAGCCCTTTGACGGAGATGGAGGTGAGCGCACGCCGTCTCAGGATGTCGACTCGCGGATGGTGGTGGACGCATTGGCAACACTGGACGAATCGCACCGCGCTCCGCTGACTTTATTTTACTTGCAGGGCTATGCGTATCGTGAAATCGCGGAGATTCTGGAGTTGCCTATCGGCACGGTGATGAGCCGCTTGTCGCGGGCCAAAGCCGCGCTGCGCAAGGCTCTCGCCAATCCTAAACTTGGCGAACAAATGGCAGCCCAGCGCGAACAACAATCCGGCGGAGCCGTGGTGCCAATGCCAAAACCGCGCAAGCGCTCGGGAGGAGGACATTAA
- a CDS encoding molybdenum cofactor biosynthesis protein MoaE: MFEITNQPIDSDGLKLAVAEPDCGGFVSFEGWVRDHHQGRDVVGLCYSAYDALAKKEGAAVIAEAEAKWPGVRVRCCHRVGRLEIGDMAVCVAVASAHRDAAFAACRYVIDEVKARVPIWKEEFYADGSDAWVGCEGCGKTRNEGDKDGGAPHAH, translated from the coding sequence ATGTTTGAAATCACGAACCAACCTATTGACAGCGACGGACTGAAGCTCGCGGTAGCCGAGCCGGACTGCGGTGGCTTTGTTTCGTTTGAGGGGTGGGTGCGTGACCATCATCAGGGACGCGACGTGGTGGGCTTGTGTTATTCGGCTTACGACGCGCTGGCAAAAAAGGAGGGCGCTGCCGTGATTGCCGAGGCCGAGGCAAAATGGCCGGGCGTGCGCGTGCGCTGTTGTCATCGGGTCGGCCGATTGGAGATCGGGGACATGGCGGTGTGCGTGGCGGTTGCTTCGGCCCATCGAGATGCTGCTTTTGCCGCTTGTCGTTATGTGATCGACGAAGTGAAAGCGCGCGTGCCGATCTGGAAGGAAGAGTTTTATGCAGACGGCAGCGACGCCTGGGTCGGATGCGAAGGATGTGGCAAGACGCGGAATGAAGGGGATAAAGACGGTGGGGCACCGCATGCGCATTGA
- a CDS encoding NTP transferase domain-containing protein: protein MSAEPTVRGLLLAGGKSKRMGQDKAAMVFRDGLTQIELVSAILSKVGVPVHLSLRDGQESPVDGAAVVRDAFGDAGPLGALASAQQAHPDCAWLVVACDLPLLSETAVAQLLEERVPSAAVTFFASRFDGRPEPLCAIWEPSSAQAVRDEVDSQRLCARRLLESEGLVVKALAPRDPMALDNANTPEEAEEIARRVSAPLIEVRVRYFGVLGAETGRSEECVATRATTVGELFSERKAQLGLEQDASVIRAAIDDEFVAWDAPLVAGADVAFMPPFAGG, encoded by the coding sequence GTGAGCGCCGAGCCGACGGTGCGTGGCTTGTTGCTGGCTGGCGGGAAATCGAAGCGCATGGGGCAGGACAAGGCTGCGATGGTTTTTCGCGACGGACTCACCCAGATCGAGTTGGTGAGTGCCATTTTGAGCAAGGTCGGGGTGCCAGTGCATTTGTCGCTGCGTGATGGTCAGGAGAGTCCTGTCGATGGAGCTGCGGTGGTGCGGGATGCGTTCGGGGATGCTGGGCCGCTCGGCGCGTTGGCCTCGGCACAGCAAGCGCATCCGGATTGCGCGTGGCTGGTGGTCGCGTGCGATTTGCCATTGCTCAGTGAGACGGCGGTGGCGCAGCTTCTCGAGGAACGCGTGCCGTCCGCGGCGGTCACGTTTTTTGCCAGTCGGTTCGATGGTCGGCCGGAACCTTTGTGCGCCATTTGGGAGCCGTCATCGGCACAGGCGGTGCGCGATGAAGTGGACTCCCAGCGTCTGTGTGCCCGCCGATTGTTGGAATCCGAAGGGCTGGTGGTGAAGGCGCTCGCCCCGCGTGATCCCATGGCGTTGGACAATGCGAACACGCCAGAGGAGGCAGAGGAAATCGCGCGGCGTGTGTCGGCTCCGCTGATCGAGGTGCGCGTTCGTTATTTTGGGGTGCTGGGAGCTGAGACGGGGCGGTCGGAGGAATGTGTGGCGACCCGTGCGACGACGGTGGGCGAGTTGTTTTCCGAGCGCAAAGCACAGCTGGGGCTGGAGCAGGATGCCTCAGTGATCCGGGCAGCCATTGACGACGAATTTGTGGCGTGGGATGCGCCTTTGGTGGCAGGGGCGGACGTGGCCTTCATGCCGCCCTTTGCTGGTGGCTAA
- the moaC gene encoding cyclic pyranopterin monophosphate synthase MoaC encodes MADWTHLDESGKPGMVDVSGKEITARRAVAEARVKVGPVVAAALAEGDLMTKKGAVLQTAIIAGTQAVKKTSELIPFCHPLPLDGCRIDAQLVGDRVVIACECTTTARTGVEMEALTGASVAALTIYDMCKALDKGMVIESTRLLSKTGGKSGDWEVEA; translated from the coding sequence ATGGCTGACTGGACGCATTTGGATGAATCTGGAAAACCCGGGATGGTCGATGTCTCGGGCAAGGAAATCACGGCGCGCAGGGCGGTGGCCGAAGCGCGGGTCAAAGTCGGGCCGGTCGTCGCCGCCGCGCTGGCGGAGGGCGATCTCATGACCAAGAAGGGCGCGGTGCTGCAAACCGCAATCATTGCCGGCACCCAGGCGGTGAAGAAAACCAGCGAGCTGATTCCGTTTTGCCATCCCTTGCCGTTGGACGGTTGTCGGATCGATGCACAACTGGTGGGAGACCGCGTGGTAATCGCGTGTGAATGCACGACCACGGCGCGCACTGGCGTTGAGATGGAAGCTCTGACCGGGGCCTCGGTGGCGGCGCTGACCATTTACGACATGTGCAAGGCCTTGGACAAAGGAATGGTGATTGAGAGCACGCGTTTGTTGTCGAAGACGGGCGGTAAGTCGGGAGACTGGGAGGTGGAGGCGTGA
- a CDS encoding molybdopterin molybdotransferase MoeA, whose product MHALISIDEADDQLQHWVERWREAAIERDESVPLAKAMGRRLAQAVAADRPLPPYDRVMMDGVVVRADDWRSGLREFQLVWTQAAGAAPRAGVPSGCAVEVMTGAVCPLAPAEAVVVPVERLVGGIPAAGGLVVADAGSVADLEPGRFVHPCGADAAAGATLLDVGAMVGPSELGILASCGIENVRVARQIRVAVVSTGDELVAVGDQPEAHQIRRSNDVVISGFATKHGAKLIRCDHVADERAELVSLVAMLDGLADVVLFSGGVSMGRRDHVPSVLGDRCGEPLFHGVRQRPGKPFGVWDGGSTLFCALPGNPVSVLACLCRHVGPLLAAMSGAPAAVATCELDAPIAPLPDFGLLKPVAAVAEDRVAPLVMRNSGDFAGIGGLAGFVELPAAGESVAAGTRLHFYPC is encoded by the coding sequence ATGCACGCACTGATTTCCATCGACGAGGCAGACGATCAATTGCAGCACTGGGTTGAGCGGTGGCGTGAAGCGGCGATCGAGCGCGATGAGTCGGTGCCGTTGGCCAAGGCAATGGGGCGTCGGTTGGCTCAAGCGGTGGCAGCCGACCGTCCGCTGCCTCCGTACGATCGGGTCATGATGGACGGCGTGGTCGTGCGGGCCGACGACTGGCGGAGCGGGTTGCGGGAATTTCAGCTGGTGTGGACTCAGGCGGCCGGGGCTGCACCTCGTGCGGGTGTGCCATCGGGTTGTGCTGTTGAGGTGATGACGGGCGCTGTTTGTCCATTGGCGCCAGCGGAGGCGGTGGTAGTGCCGGTCGAGCGCTTGGTCGGCGGAATTCCGGCGGCAGGTGGGCTGGTGGTGGCGGATGCGGGTTCGGTGGCGGATTTGGAGCCCGGGCGCTTTGTGCATCCGTGCGGTGCCGATGCGGCGGCTGGTGCAACGCTGCTCGATGTGGGCGCGATGGTTGGCCCCTCCGAGCTCGGGATCCTGGCGTCGTGCGGGATTGAAAACGTACGCGTGGCGCGCCAGATCCGCGTGGCGGTAGTCTCCACGGGTGATGAATTGGTCGCGGTCGGCGATCAACCCGAGGCCCATCAGATCCGGCGGTCGAACGACGTGGTGATCTCCGGTTTCGCTACCAAGCATGGGGCCAAGCTGATCCGCTGCGACCATGTGGCGGACGAGCGGGCGGAGCTGGTGTCCTTGGTGGCGATGCTGGATGGCTTGGCGGATGTGGTGTTGTTTTCCGGCGGGGTGTCGATGGGGAGGCGGGATCACGTTCCGTCTGTATTGGGCGACCGTTGTGGCGAGCCTTTGTTTCACGGGGTGCGGCAGCGTCCGGGCAAGCCCTTCGGTGTATGGGATGGTGGCAGCACGTTGTTTTGTGCATTGCCTGGCAACCCGGTTTCGGTACTGGCGTGTTTGTGCCGGCATGTCGGGCCGTTGTTGGCGGCGATGAGCGGGGCTCCGGCAGCGGTTGCGACCTGTGAGTTGGACGCTCCGATCGCTCCGCTACCGGACTTCGGGTTGCTCAAGCCGGTGGCGGCCGTTGCTGAGGACCGTGTGGCTCCCTTGGTGATGCGCAATTCAGGCGATTTTGCCGGGATCGGTGGGTTGGCTGGTTTTGTGGAATTACCTGCTGCAGGTGAATCTGTTGCAGCCGGAACTCGACTTCATTTCTACCCATGTTAG
- a CDS encoding RrF2 family transcriptional regulator, with protein MTTIGKMAQKAVSAVSCLAEVYADDVSLNASQIAERRGLSTALVGKLMTTLSSEGIVVGTPGRGGGFRLKNPPAELSLFDVVSLFGQVEKPMMCPLGASWCGNGPPCAMHQHILDLHEMMVTKLKEVNFEGFREMRPDVIKEEWLA; from the coding sequence ATGACGACGATTGGAAAGATGGCGCAAAAGGCGGTCTCCGCAGTGAGCTGCTTGGCGGAGGTGTATGCCGATGACGTCAGTTTGAACGCCTCGCAGATTGCCGAGCGGCGCGGGCTGTCGACCGCGCTGGTGGGCAAGCTGATGACCACGTTGTCGTCCGAGGGAATCGTGGTGGGCACGCCAGGGCGCGGTGGCGGGTTCCGTTTGAAGAACCCACCGGCGGAGTTGTCGTTGTTTGATGTGGTGAGTTTGTTTGGGCAGGTGGAGAAACCGATGATGTGTCCGTTGGGGGCATCTTGGTGTGGCAATGGTCCTCCGTGCGCGATGCACCAGCACATCCTCGATTTGCACGAGATGATGGTGACCAAACTGAAGGAGGTGAACTTTGAGGGGTTCCGTGAAATGCGTCCGGATGTGATCAAAGAAGAGTGGCTGGCTTGA
- the dsrP gene encoding sulfate reduction electron transfer complex DsrMKJOP subunit DsrP, producing the protein MDSAAEASSSPVEHRETLSTERPNYSYPRFLWRAVGLATNGGWMFYGWMILLTAVALVGANAWAVQVRDGMIVTNMTDHVSWGLYIANFTFMVGLAAGGVMMVIPAYLYHDKDMHDTVIIGELLAIASIVMCLMFVIADLGRPDRFTHMLPLIGKFNFPISMLTWDVIVLNGYLLLNLHICGYLLYKRFLGETPDPRWYVPFVFISIVWAVSIHTVTAFLYCGLGGRPFWNTSLLAPKFLTSAFVSGPAFIIVVLQLIRRLTSMQVGEGSIRTLVAIMRVTILINLLMTASEIFTIFYTGGSHAQAGGYLYFGHGEQDALVPWIWTSIAMSVVAAGLLLRPKVYRHAKWLNAGCVLAFVGIWIEKGMGLIIPGFIPSTLHEIVEYVPSATEWKVTAGIWAAGMLVYTVLLKVAIPIFTGQVTIRKEGGKKSA; encoded by the coding sequence ATGGACTCCGCAGCAGAAGCCTCCTCGTCCCCTGTCGAGCATCGGGAGACGTTGTCGACCGAGCGTCCGAACTACTCGTATCCACGCTTTTTGTGGCGAGCTGTTGGGCTGGCAACGAATGGTGGTTGGATGTTCTACGGGTGGATGATTTTGCTCACTGCGGTGGCGCTGGTGGGGGCGAACGCGTGGGCGGTCCAGGTGCGCGACGGCATGATTGTGACCAACATGACCGACCACGTGTCCTGGGGGCTCTACATTGCCAACTTCACCTTCATGGTCGGTCTGGCGGCGGGGGGCGTGATGATGGTGATCCCCGCTTACTTGTACCATGACAAGGACATGCACGACACGGTGATCATCGGCGAGTTGCTGGCGATTGCGTCGATTGTGATGTGCTTGATGTTTGTGATAGCGGACCTCGGGCGGCCCGATCGTTTCACGCACATGTTGCCGTTGATCGGGAAGTTCAACTTTCCCATCTCGATGCTGACGTGGGACGTGATCGTGCTCAATGGGTACCTGCTGCTCAACCTGCACATCTGCGGCTACCTTTTGTACAAGCGCTTTCTCGGTGAAACTCCGGATCCCCGCTGGTACGTGCCATTTGTCTTCATCAGCATCGTGTGGGCGGTCTCGATCCACACCGTCACCGCGTTCCTCTACTGTGGTCTGGGTGGGCGGCCGTTCTGGAACACATCCTTGCTTGCGCCGAAGTTTTTGACGTCCGCCTTTGTCTCAGGCCCTGCGTTCATCATCGTGGTGCTGCAGTTGATCCGCCGTCTGACATCAATGCAGGTGGGCGAGGGGAGCATTCGAACCTTGGTGGCGATCATGCGGGTCACCATCTTGATCAACTTGCTGATGACGGCCTCGGAGATCTTCACGATTTTCTACACGGGAGGCAGTCATGCCCAGGCTGGCGGATACCTGTATTTCGGGCATGGCGAGCAGGACGCGTTGGTGCCATGGATCTGGACGTCGATTGCGATGTCTGTTGTAGCCGCGGGCTTGTTATTGCGGCCGAAGGTTTACCGTCACGCGAAGTGGCTCAATGCGGGCTGTGTGTTGGCGTTTGTCGGGATATGGATTGAGAAAGGGATGGGCTTGATCATTCCAGGGTTCATCCCATCGACGCTGCATGAGATCGTCGAATACGTGCCGAGCGCCACGGAGTGGAAAGTGACCGCCGGGATCTGGGCGGCGGGCATGTTGGTGTATACCGTGCTGCTGAAAGTGGCGATCCCGATCTTCACCGGTCAGGTGACGATCCGCAAGGAAGGTGGAAAGAAATCCGCGTGA
- a CDS encoding 4Fe-4S dicluster domain-containing protein, which yields MSRRSVLKAGGATLGLAAFAYALKPLTEWSETLSVDEFLQRHYRELDADQLATVMQRLEDETKRDYGADVNISDVRPQKGVKFGYALNLSVCIGCRRCVEACHVENNHDRAARTSYIRVLEMTKGSIDMEQGTADYNHPVPQDDKFYMPVQCQQCDNPPCVDVCPVEATWKEKDGIVVVDYNWCIGCRYCEAACPYHARRFNWTKPEISAEEINPDQAYLSNRVRPQGVMEKCTYCLHRTRKGKLPACLEACPTGARVFGNLLDPNSEIRRVLAEKRVFVLKEEVGTKPNFFYFFDN from the coding sequence ATGTCGCGGCGCTCGGTTTTGAAAGCCGGCGGTGCGACGCTCGGATTGGCTGCCTTTGCCTATGCCCTGAAGCCGCTGACCGAGTGGTCGGAAACGCTGAGTGTGGATGAGTTTTTGCAAAGGCATTACCGAGAATTGGACGCCGACCAACTGGCGACGGTGATGCAGCGGTTGGAGGATGAAACCAAACGCGACTACGGCGCGGACGTGAATATCAGTGATGTGCGACCGCAGAAGGGCGTGAAGTTCGGCTATGCTCTGAACCTCAGCGTGTGCATTGGCTGCCGGCGTTGTGTCGAAGCCTGTCACGTCGAGAACAACCACGACCGCGCGGCCCGCACCAGTTACATCCGTGTGCTGGAGATGACCAAGGGGTCGATCGACATGGAGCAGGGGACGGCGGATTACAATCATCCGGTGCCGCAGGATGATAAGTTTTACATGCCAGTGCAATGCCAGCAGTGCGACAACCCGCCCTGCGTGGATGTGTGTCCGGTGGAAGCCACGTGGAAGGAAAAGGACGGCATCGTGGTGGTGGATTACAACTGGTGCATCGGCTGCCGCTATTGTGAGGCCGCTTGTCCGTACCATGCGCGGCGCTTCAACTGGACCAAGCCGGAGATTTCCGCCGAGGAGATCAATCCGGACCAGGCGTACCTGAGCAACCGGGTGAGGCCCCAGGGGGTGATGGAGAAGTGCACCTATTGTTTGCACCGCACCCGCAAGGGGAAGCTGCCTGCATGTTTGGAGGCGTGTCCGACGGGTGCGCGTGTCTTCGGTAACTTACTCGATCCGAACTCCGAGATCCGGCGCGTGCTCGCCGAGAAGCGTGTGTTTGTGCTCAAGGAAGAGGTCGGGACCAAGCCGAACTTTTTCTATTTCTTCGATAACTAA